From Afipia carboxidovorans OM5, one genomic window encodes:
- a CDS encoding DUF2460 domain-containing protein, whose protein sequence is MSGFHDIRFPDAVARGATGGPEFSTDIIAVASGFEQRNVNWSAARAKYDISTGIRTREQMAEVIAFFRARKGRAYGFRFRDWNDFEAEAQPLAPTTDPLIWQLTKQYASGPSADQRVITKPEAGTVVVRVGGSPILVDVDYLTGLITFDLAPATQPYADFLFDVPVRFDTDHLPVVAVAYHIQQVSSIALIEIRA, encoded by the coding sequence GTGAGCGGATTTCACGATATACGGTTTCCGGACGCGGTGGCGCGCGGAGCGACTGGTGGCCCCGAGTTCTCGACCGACATCATCGCGGTCGCTTCCGGCTTCGAGCAGCGCAACGTCAACTGGTCGGCGGCGCGTGCCAAATACGACATCTCGACCGGCATTCGTACCCGCGAGCAGATGGCTGAGGTCATCGCCTTCTTTCGCGCCCGCAAGGGCCGAGCCTATGGCTTCCGCTTTCGCGACTGGAACGATTTTGAAGCCGAAGCCCAGCCGCTCGCGCCGACCACCGATCCGCTGATTTGGCAGCTGACCAAGCAATACGCCTCGGGGCCTTCGGCGGATCAGCGCGTCATCACCAAGCCCGAGGCTGGCACCGTAGTCGTTCGCGTCGGCGGCAGCCCGATATTGGTCGATGTCGACTACCTGACCGGGCTGATTACGTTCGACCTTGCGCCCGCGACACAGCCTTATGCAGACTTTCTGTTTGACGTGCCGGTCCGCTTTGACACCGATCATCTGCCGGTGGTCGCGGTCGCCTATCACATCCAGCAGGTTTCCTCGATCGCTTTAATCGAAATCAGGGCCTGA
- a CDS encoding phage tail length tape measure family protein: MAATNVSIRLGVEGKAEVKRAFDEVGQAGTSAFRGVASTMDAAGSATDRQTQRLLRLAQAARQAASADQSQRNFNAVLGVDTTPKSARYSAEVFESAARASEDLERRTAALRAQVDPLGAAQKRLNAEIAEAAALLKAGTITTKEHNEAVALARERFDLASGALNELGHASNLTGGQIRALITTFRLASDAAVTGEVPLGRLTIQTLKLGKAFGAESGGLSGIAGSLGRALAAVITPVRLLTGATVGMAIAGATAYDAWLKGQKQLEVGLAGAGRAAGATVADLNRIAQVGAAAGKVSVAAAREMETAFLRTGRIGQDHFTGLIAVAKNYAVTVGSDVDAAVKSLAEVFADPVRGADQLNAQLGFLDDRTRAYIRRLAEQNDRTSAQRVLLEAMRSSLANAEQATTALGRAWDAVKRSASDAYDAVGRAIDRAAGGGTSEEQLARIEQRIAALSRGSNSAPSRVLAELRRQADDLRARIVDARHQADVGRIEAEARALSLKVGEAVRDIIPGTETIRQLEVLRGSLGKLLEDPLAAKNVDNLQNVEDAYRRVTQALATYSGENAKFVDPQARKLRLQQIEIELVTAIGPARRAALEAERARIELIGQTVTPEQAALTIEQARNRVLAEAAKVLRDTARDQRFAIEQTRAEIAFVGRSVEEKDKFIARLKAEQDLRRQGLSAASVEGQIILANAERQAALNAQLDRARELTQGWQSVFESSMNRFADLLAQGKLDWKSWAEAGRAALADIEKEILKLAVLNPLKNLLFGGNAPTLNNAGGLFGGLFGGLFGGGGGVGPVAATAKLFGSPIYHFGGIVGGAAPLRLVSAAAFHNAPRFHDGTFLKSDEVPAILQRGERVLNRSEAAAYERGAKAPIVLNFAVTTPDAASFRRAQSQITADMAAALRRAERNL, translated from the coding sequence GTAATTTCAACGCGGTGCTCGGTGTTGACACCACGCCAAAGTCTGCGCGCTACTCGGCCGAGGTGTTTGAAAGCGCAGCCAGGGCATCGGAAGACCTCGAGCGGCGCACTGCGGCGCTGCGCGCCCAGGTCGACCCGCTCGGTGCGGCACAAAAGCGGCTCAACGCCGAAATCGCGGAAGCGGCTGCGCTGCTCAAAGCCGGCACCATTACCACGAAGGAGCATAATGAGGCGGTCGCGCTCGCCAGGGAACGCTTCGATCTGGCGTCCGGCGCGCTCAATGAACTTGGCCATGCGTCGAATCTGACCGGCGGCCAAATTCGGGCGCTGATCACGACGTTCCGGCTGGCGTCCGACGCGGCGGTAACCGGCGAGGTGCCGCTCGGACGGCTCACCATCCAGACGCTCAAGCTCGGTAAGGCGTTCGGTGCGGAGTCCGGCGGTCTCTCCGGCATCGCCGGCAGCCTCGGGCGCGCGCTTGCCGCCGTCATCACTCCGGTGCGGCTTCTCACCGGCGCGACGGTCGGAATGGCGATCGCAGGTGCGACCGCTTATGACGCATGGCTCAAGGGCCAGAAACAGCTGGAAGTCGGGCTTGCCGGCGCCGGTCGCGCGGCTGGCGCCACGGTCGCCGACCTCAATCGTATCGCGCAGGTCGGTGCTGCCGCCGGCAAGGTGTCGGTTGCCGCTGCACGCGAGATGGAGACAGCGTTCCTGCGCACCGGGCGGATCGGCCAGGACCATTTCACCGGCCTGATCGCGGTCGCCAAAAACTATGCCGTCACCGTCGGCAGCGATGTCGACGCGGCGGTCAAGTCCCTCGCCGAGGTCTTTGCCGACCCGGTGCGCGGGGCAGATCAGCTCAACGCGCAGCTCGGCTTCCTCGATGATCGAACGCGCGCCTATATCCGACGTCTTGCCGAACAGAACGACCGCACCAGCGCACAGCGCGTGCTGCTGGAGGCGATGCGCAGTAGCCTTGCTAATGCCGAGCAGGCGACGACCGCGCTTGGCCGTGCCTGGGACGCGGTCAAGCGCTCGGCCTCGGACGCCTATGACGCCGTTGGTCGGGCCATCGACCGCGCCGCTGGCGGCGGCACATCCGAGGAGCAGCTCGCCCGAATCGAGCAGCGTATCGCGGCGCTGTCGCGTGGCTCGAATAGTGCGCCATCGCGGGTCCTGGCGGAGCTTCGGCGACAAGCCGATGATCTTCGTGCTCGCATTGTAGATGCAAGGCACCAGGCCGATGTTGGCCGCATCGAAGCGGAGGCGCGCGCTCTCTCGCTGAAAGTCGGCGAGGCGGTGCGCGACATCATCCCCGGCACCGAGACGATCCGCCAGCTGGAGGTGCTGCGTGGCTCGTTGGGTAAATTGCTCGAAGACCCGCTTGCGGCAAAAAATGTCGATAATCTGCAGAATGTCGAAGACGCCTATCGTCGTGTCACACAGGCGCTCGCGACTTATTCTGGCGAAAATGCCAAGTTCGTCGATCCGCAGGCGCGTAAACTCCGCCTGCAGCAGATCGAGATCGAACTTGTCACCGCCATCGGGCCGGCGCGGCGGGCGGCGTTAGAGGCCGAGCGCGCCCGGATCGAGCTGATCGGCCAGACGGTGACGCCCGAACAGGCCGCGCTCACGATTGAGCAAGCCCGCAACCGGGTGCTGGCGGAGGCAGCAAAGGTCCTGCGCGACACGGCACGCGACCAGCGTTTTGCAATCGAGCAGACGCGGGCCGAGATCGCCTTTGTCGGCCGAAGTGTCGAGGAAAAGGATAAATTCATCGCGCGGCTCAAGGCCGAGCAGGATCTGCGCCGCCAGGGTCTGTCGGCGGCGAGCGTCGAGGGGCAGATCATCCTCGCCAACGCCGAACGCCAGGCCGCGCTCAACGCCCAGCTTGACCGTGCCCGCGAACTCACCCAGGGCTGGCAAAGCGTGTTCGAGTCCTCGATGAACCGCTTTGCCGATCTGCTCGCGCAAGGCAAGCTCGACTGGAAGTCCTGGGCGGAGGCCGGACGGGCTGCACTCGCCGACATCGAAAAGGAAATTCTCAAGCTCGCGGTGCTGAACCCGCTCAAAAATCTTCTGTTCGGCGGCAACGCGCCGACGTTGAACAATGCCGGCGGCCTGTTCGGCGGTTTATTTGGCGGTCTGTTCGGCGGCGGTGGTGGGGTCGGCCCGGTTGCGGCGACCGCAAAATTGTTCGGTTCGCCGATCTATCATTTTGGCGGCATTGTCGGTGGTGCGGCACCGTTGCGCCTCGTCTCGGCGGCCGCTTTCCACAACGCACCCCGCTTCCATGACGGCACATTCCTTAAATCCGACGAGGTGCCCGCAATCCTGCAGCGCGGTGAGCGAGTGCTCAACCGTAGCGAAGCCGCCGCCTATGAACGCGGCGCGAAGGCTCCGATCGTCCTCAATTTTGCGGTGACGACGCCGGACGCTGCCTCGTTCCGGCGGGCCCAGAGCCAGATCACCGCCGATATGGCGGCCGCGCTGCGGCGCGCGGAGCGCAACCTGTGA